A genomic stretch from Bacteroidota bacterium includes:
- a CDS encoding 3'-5' exonuclease gives MNPQIQLNKILFLDIETVPEHETFEELSETMQELFDKKTKFQRKDDYTVAEYYQERAGVLSEFAKVVCISAGFIHTDSTGEKTFRVKSFYGHDEKEVLLNFKTLLNTNYSSYDSYLCAHNGKEFDYPFIARRMIINGITLPEPLDIAGKKPWEVKHLDTMELWKFGDYKHYTSIKLLTEVLDIPSPKDDIDGSEVAGVYYNENDLERIAVYCEKDTFTVAQIYLRLKGMSILPKENMIKA, from the coding sequence ATGAATCCCCAAATTCAACTAAACAAGATTTTGTTTCTCGATATTGAAACAGTTCCCGAACACGAAACATTCGAAGAACTATCAGAAACGATGCAGGAGCTCTTTGATAAAAAAACGAAGTTTCAAAGAAAAGATGACTACACAGTTGCAGAATATTATCAGGAGCGCGCAGGAGTATTGTCCGAATTTGCAAAAGTAGTCTGTATCTCAGCAGGCTTCATTCACACTGACTCTACAGGAGAGAAAACTTTTAGGGTTAAATCTTTCTACGGTCATGACGAGAAAGAAGTTCTACTAAACTTTAAGACTCTGCTAAATACAAACTACAGCTCATACGACTCTTACCTTTGCGCTCACAACGGGAAAGAATTTGATTATCCCTTTATTGCCCGAAGAATGATTATCAATGGAATTACCCTACCGGAACCATTAGATATTGCGGGTAAAAAACCCTGGGAGGTAAAGCATCTCGACACAATGGAATTATGGAAATTTGGAGATTATAAACATTATACATCCATAAAACTACTCACCGAAGTACTGGATATTCCTTCGCCAAAAGACGACATTGACGGATCGGAGGTGGCAGGAGTATACTATAATGAAAACGATTTAGAAAGGATTGCTGTCTATTGCGAAAAAGACACTTTTACCGTTGCTCAAATATATTTACGTTTAAAAGGCATGTCTATTTTGCCGAAAGAAAATATGATAAAAGCCTGA
- a CDS encoding GNAT family N-acetyltransferase: MIKVELPEEIKTERFSMEKISMKDKSSWMEFIQSQEALKFISFIRSTEQACEDWILRQMERYDNNEGGLYGMYTAKGELIGQCGLLLQEIDGKEELEIGYHVMPEYWNNGYAFEAANAWKNYAFQNRINNSLISMIHTGNIASQEVAKKNGMTLEKETFYKDLPVGIYRITYADWLQEQDPEVIA, from the coding sequence ATGATAAAAGTAGAATTACCGGAGGAGATAAAAACCGAAAGGTTTAGCATGGAAAAAATTTCAATGAAAGATAAAAGCTCCTGGATGGAGTTTATCCAATCTCAGGAGGCATTAAAGTTTATCTCATTTATCAGATCAACCGAACAGGCATGCGAAGACTGGATTTTGCGCCAAATGGAAAGATATGACAATAATGAAGGAGGGTTGTACGGAATGTATACTGCCAAAGGAGAACTAATTGGACAATGCGGATTACTACTTCAGGAAATTGATGGTAAAGAAGAACTGGAAATAGGATATCATGTTATGCCGGAATATTGGAATAACGGATATGCATTTGAAGCTGCAAATGCATGGAAAAATTATGCATTCCAAAACAGAATAAACAACTCTTTAATATCCATGATTCATACCGGGAATATTGCATCGCAGGAAGTGGCAAAAAAGAATGGAATGACTCTGGAAAAAGAAACTTTTTATAAGGATTTACCTGTAGGAATATATAGAATTACTTATGCTGACTGGCTTCAGGAACAGGACCCCGAAGTAATAGCATAA
- the sfsA gene encoding DNA/RNA nuclease SfsA, with the protein MKINKKIQKGKILKRYKRFLADVELVDGSVITVHVPNTGRMTGCWVPGWDCIISDSENDKRKYRYTLEMTHNGTTWILVNTSLTNHLAESFIIEKLIPGLTDYDSIRREVKYGDNSRIDLLLEKGDNKCFIEVKNTTLVEGVTAFFPDAPSVRALKHLKELEAEVEKGNRGVMLYMITREDAENFSPAKHVDESYWEGLIKARENGVEIIPVLCEVKEYEINFERVVDIVPFYN; encoded by the coding sequence ATAAGAAAATTCAAAAAGGAAAGATACTGAAAAGGTATAAGAGGTTTTTGGCCGATGTAGAGTTAGTTGATGGTAGTGTAATTACCGTTCATGTTCCCAATACGGGCAGGATGACAGGTTGTTGGGTTCCGGGTTGGGATTGTATTATTTCAGATTCTGAAAATGATAAGAGAAAATACCGTTATACTTTAGAAATGACCCATAATGGAACTACCTGGATATTGGTAAATACATCTCTAACCAATCATCTGGCAGAATCATTTATTATAGAAAAGCTTATTCCCGGACTTACAGACTATGATAGTATAAGAAGAGAAGTAAAATACGGAGACAATAGCAGGATAGATCTTTTACTCGAAAAGGGAGATAATAAATGTTTTATCGAGGTAAAAAATACTACACTGGTGGAGGGGGTAACTGCTTTTTTTCCTGATGCACCAAGTGTTAGGGCATTGAAACACCTTAAGGAGTTGGAAGCAGAAGTAGAAAAAGGAAACCGGGGAGTTATGTTATATATGATTACCAGAGAAGATGCTGAGAACTTTTCACCCGCCAAACACGTTGATGAAAGCTATTGGGAAGGGCTAATAAAAGCACGTGAAAACGGAGTGGAAATAATACCCGTTCTGTGTGAGGTGAAGGAATATGAGATAAATTTTGAGCGGGTAGTGGATATTGTACCATTTTATAACTAA
- a CDS encoding serine hydrolase: MRRLYKILKWPLMVIVLITAGLYITGNEFIIKAVSLTYGRGQTGVEIDDYNYFDNRVVLSGPHQPWEESANINSLQMSNRLLEEHEKMESIAFLVIKNDEIILEKYWEGYGQKSLSNSFSMAKTIVTILMQKAIQEGYIKGLDQKVGDFIPHFNQGDNEKLTIGDLSRMSSGLNWEESYSSPFSITTKAYFGNDLEALINTLDVVEEPGKEYKYLSGNTQLLSMAVAKATGRTLSQYASEKLWIPMGASTDALWMLDKANGNEKAYCCFNSNARDFARFGKLWLNKGNWNGKQIIDTAFVNLSVKPVFNETQHYGYSWWLDNVSFDTEVFFMRGILGQYVIVIPEYDMIIVRLGHKRDGKDEGNPHPRDFYVYVEEILKLVK; the protein is encoded by the coding sequence ATGCGTCGTCTATATAAAATATTAAAATGGCCTTTAATGGTAATTGTCTTAATAACTGCGGGACTTTACATTACGGGTAATGAATTTATAATAAAAGCAGTGTCACTGACCTATGGACGTGGTCAAACCGGAGTAGAAATAGATGATTACAACTATTTCGATAACAGAGTTGTCCTTTCCGGACCTCATCAACCATGGGAGGAGTCGGCTAATATAAACTCCCTGCAAATGAGCAATCGTCTTTTGGAAGAACATGAAAAGATGGAATCGATTGCTTTTTTAGTAATTAAAAATGACGAAATAATATTAGAAAAATACTGGGAAGGTTATGGACAAAAATCCCTTTCCAATTCTTTCTCAATGGCAAAAACCATTGTTACAATCTTAATGCAAAAAGCAATTCAGGAGGGATACATAAAAGGACTGGATCAAAAGGTCGGTGATTTTATTCCACATTTCAACCAAGGAGATAATGAAAAACTTACTATTGGTGACTTAAGCCGAATGAGCTCAGGATTGAATTGGGAAGAAAGTTACTCTTCGCCATTCTCAATAACAACAAAAGCATACTTTGGAAATGATTTAGAAGCTTTAATTAACACCCTTGATGTAGTTGAAGAACCGGGTAAGGAATACAAATACCTAAGTGGGAACACTCAATTACTTTCAATGGCTGTCGCTAAAGCCACAGGAAGGACTTTAAGTCAATATGCATCAGAAAAATTATGGATTCCAATGGGGGCTTCGACAGATGCATTATGGATGCTCGACAAAGCTAATGGCAATGAAAAAGCTTATTGTTGTTTCAATTCAAATGCACGTGACTTTGCAAGATTTGGAAAACTATGGCTTAATAAAGGTAACTGGAACGGAAAGCAAATTATAGATACAGCTTTTGTAAATTTATCGGTAAAGCCGGTTTTTAACGAAACTCAGCACTATGGATATTCATGGTGGTTAGACAACGTTTCATTCGATACGGAAGTATTTTTTATGAGAGGAATTTTGGGACAATATGTAATTGTAATTCCTGAATATGATATGATTATTGTACGTCTTGGTCATAAAAGAGACGGTAAGGATGAGGGTAACCCGCATCCAAGAGATTTTTATGTTTATGTTGAAGAAATTTTAAAGTTAGTAAAATGA
- a CDS encoding aspartate-semialdehyde dehydrogenase, translated as MKVAVVGATGMVGNVMLQVLEERNFPITELLLVASERSVGKKMTFKGKEYSVIGLETAVSEKPQIAIFSAGGDTSLEWAPKFAEAGTTVIDNSSAWRMNPDNKLIVPEINASELTKEDKIIANPNCSTIQLVMALAPLHREFKIKRAVVSTYQSITGTGVKAVEQLENEEKGEKGAMAYPYQIYRNALPHCDVFEDNGYTKEEMKLTNETMKILRDDSIAVTATAVRIPVVGGHSESVNLEFENEFNISDIRTVLNQTPGVKVQDNTDTNTYPMPVYAEGKDEVFVGRIRRDMSQVNTLNMWIVADNLRKGAATNAVQIGEYLVDNGLV; from the coding sequence ATGAAAGTTGCAGTTGTAGGAGCTACCGGGATGGTAGGAAATGTAATGCTTCAGGTTTTAGAAGAGAGAAATTTTCCGATAACAGAATTGTTATTGGTTGCATCTGAACGATCTGTTGGCAAGAAAATGACTTTTAAAGGGAAAGAATATTCTGTTATAGGATTAGAAACTGCTGTTTCTGAGAAGCCGCAAATCGCAATATTTTCAGCCGGAGGAGATACTTCGTTGGAATGGGCTCCGAAGTTTGCAGAAGCAGGAACAACGGTTATAGATAATTCTTCGGCATGGAGAATGAATCCTGATAACAAATTAATTGTTCCCGAAATTAATGCTTCGGAACTGACGAAGGAAGATAAGATTATAGCTAACCCTAACTGTTCTACAATTCAGTTGGTTATGGCTCTTGCTCCACTGCATAGGGAGTTTAAAATTAAAAGAGCAGTAGTTTCAACTTATCAGTCTATTACCGGAACGGGGGTTAAAGCTGTTGAACAATTAGAAAACGAAGAGAAAGGCGAGAAGGGAGCTATGGCTTACCCTTATCAGATATACAGAAATGCACTTCCTCACTGCGATGTATTCGAAGACAATGGTTATACAAAGGAGGAAATGAAGTTGACTAATGAAACGATGAAAATCTTAAGAGATGACTCTATTGCTGTTACAGCAACTGCTGTTAGAATTCCTGTTGTAGGAGGTCACTCTGAGAGCGTAAATTTAGAGTTTGAGAATGAATTTAATATCTCAGATATCAGGACTGTACTGAACCAGACTCCCGGTGTTAAGGTTCAGGATAATACGGATACCAATACTTACCCTATGCCTGTTTATGCAGAAGGGAAGGATGAAGTTTTTGTTGGGAGAATTCGTAGAGATATGTCACAGGTAAATACTCTTAATATGTGGATTGTAGCTGATAATCTTAGAAAAGGAGCCGCTACAAACGCAGTTCAGATCGGGGAGTACCTTGTTGATAATGGTCTGGTATAA